DNA from Thunnus thynnus chromosome 2, fThuThy2.1, whole genome shotgun sequence:
AAATTAAAGGCAAAAGCCTTGTAAGCTCTCAGTACCATTTTGCAGTACCAGTGTTTCATATCTCTGATGCAGTCTCTCCCTGACTTTCAGGCAAAGTGCTGGTGCATTGCCATGTAGAGGTGAGCCACTCTGCCACCCTGGTGCTGGCTTACATGATGCTGAAGCAGAACCTGACTCTTGTGGAGGCTATTTGTGCTGTGAAAGAAAACGGGGTGTTGTCCCTAACAGAGGTTTCCTCCGACAGCTCATCCACCTGGACTGCTCAGGTCTCATCGGTCCAGAACAAAAGGAAACTATAGCTCAATAATTCTTAGCAGTGTTGAAAATGTGAGATAAACTGATCCTGACTAATCTGATTATATGGGTATATGTAGAATTTCTATTAACAGCATCTTATCCTTGGATCATATTTTAATGGCCATAAACTAAAAGTGATTTCTCTGAAGTGCAATTTGTACATGATAAAGATTTGTTGTCCaacttttacattaaaaacatatatctGGTACAGCTTTTAGTGAAAGACACTCTGAATTTGAATCAGCTCTACTTACATATAAAATCATTCAAAGGGTTTCTATAGTGCATCATATGATGGGCTAGAGACAGTGATCATCACTCACAGCTTTTTGTAAATGCTGCTGAAGCAAACTATGGCTGCTTTGGCTTTTGCATCTCTCCTTTGCATCTCAGCATGACACCACAGTTTGACTGTAATCCTTACAGCTGAACAAATAAGTGGGTgggataaaaaataaacacagccaAAGTTCAGTTGCTCTGATCAGCCTTAGAATCAGTACGTCTCCCTCTGTCCAGCCTGTGCTTTGGTGTCTGTGGATGAAGAAGGTAAGTAGTCCAAAAAATTTAGATATCTCACATGAATTATTTCAGCagtgtattttcatttatatgtgCAACTGCTCTGCCAACAATCAGATTGTGTTTGATATCTTTAGTTGAAGATGTAACTATGCACACTGGAAAATATGGGTGTCAGGACTTCTAATATAAattctttaaagatcccctgcgggcatgttttaagacataaaaatattctgattgAGGTAAACAtttgtgtattgtttttttttccataaagtTGCATATTtgaccatgattggcttccGAACTAGttctgatgtcacaaaatcatacTTGTACGTAGACGTCTTAACCTGATATTTATGGTGAGCACAGAAattttcccccttcagcagatgaatagaTGAGAAATAGTCTTCTAGTGTtgaactctgcacatacatcattctgcacagtgtaGCTCAAACATCCATGTGAAGTAGCAATACGCAAAACACATATTTGgttggagggggactttaaaatgactaatttcaGTCATCTTGTCCTCCTCTTGGAGGAACAATGATTGTATTGTTCTAATTTCAGGAATTCAATTTTAACACCCCTGAAAAATGGCAATATATCCCAAGTATTTctctataacattaaatattaacaatttaatatgcaacaatcaaaagaaaaaatgttttaggtATTATTTAGTAAAAGTTTAACAGTCAAAATGAAGGCTGTGATTCAAATTTTGCTAAATCTTGATTGGTGCACAAacgtaaaataaaaataaccaaaactgttgTAACTTGGGCAGAAAATAGTGTTTATGTAAGACTCCATTACTCACAGTAAAAAGCTgattgtgaaatatgttttcagggcttttaaaacaacatatttaatgtgccttttattttgttgtatctAATATtgttatttgcattttattgtataattattaatcatctgtcaatgtttataattttctatGCTGCTTTGGCAATATAGGTTTCTGATCtctcatgccaataaagcttatttgaatttgaatttaatgTGAATTCTAGGAAAATTACTTGTGTATTTTCTGCAGCAAACATTATGTAAATCGATGATCAATGCTGCTCTTTTGAACCTTTTTCTTAGTTCACCATGATGCGTGCAGCTCTGGGTATCTGGATCTTATCAGCAGTGGTCTGCGTGGGCAGAGGCCATCACCATGAAGGTCACGACCAAGACACCGCACTCGACAGCAGTGCTGACAGCGTCTCACTGGTGACTTCAGCAAACAGAGAGTTTGCCTACCGTATGTACAAAAAGTTAGCAGCTCACACTGAATCTCAAGGCAAGAATATCTTCTTCTCACCAGCTAGTTTGTCCATCGCCTTGGCTGCCTTGTCTGTTGGAGCACGGGGGGAGACCCACCGGCAGCTCTTCAGTGGTCTGGGTTTCAACAGCTCTCTACTGACGCAGACAGTTGTGGATCAGTCCTTCCGTACGCTCCTACAAAGGGCAAACAAGACATCTCAAGAAGATATCAGCGAAGGGACCGCTGTGTTTGTGGATAATCACTTCAAGCCACAGCCTGAGTTCCTGGACGTCTTGAAGCAGTCCTACTTTGCAGATGGGTTTGAAGTTGACTTCACCAAAAGCACAGACAGTGCCGACACTATCAATAAGTATGTGGAGGAGAAGACCAACGGGAAGATTGATAAGCTGGTGGAAAGCCTGGACCCAAGCACAGTCATGTATCTCGTCAGCTACATATTCTACAAAGGTACGTGAGATGAGATCTATTTTGTACACTCTCACTCTTTTTAAGGTCACTTCTGCATTTCAGATACTCTTGTTTCAGATTTTACACACCAGCCATCACTTGTTTTATCTCTGCTCATCACTGTTTAACAGGAAAGTGGGCGACTCCATTTGATCCCAAGCGCACCAAGAAGGGCATGTTCACTGTTGATGAGAGCACCAAGGTTCAAATTGCACCATTTATTgagaatatatttaaattacaataattaGACTAGAAATAAGCCACATTTGATAGGGTGCACAACTCTATTTTATTGTGCatcattcatgttcatgttcaaatTCCTCCAGGTTCCTGTCCAGATGATGAATATGGAGCGGCAATTTGATACTTATTATGACCAGGCAATTAACACGTCGGTCCTCCACCTTCCCTTCAGCAACTCCTACTccatgctgctgttgttgcctGATGATATGGCGACACTGGAGAATGACATTTGTCCAAGCCACGTCACCAAATGGCTTAAGGGGAAGGTGTCCAGGTTGGAGGAATCTAAAATCATGCTTTAATTTTTGGTTTGTAATATGGAAGGTTTGACTCAAAGCACCAGCTTTGTTCTCTACTGTCAGATCAATCACTGTATATTTGTCTATTTCCTATTTTTAGGGCTTATGATGTATATATTCCAAAGTTCTCCATCAAGACTTCTTACTCCCTGAAGGATATGTTGATTGAAATGGGAATGACAGACATGTTTAGTGATCGAGCAGATCTGAGCGGCATTTCAGAGGAGCGGGAACTGCATGTCTCAGAGGTGCAAATTGAGTATTTGTTATTTAACACATATTTACTTCCGTCTATTCTATCTACCCTTCATCTCACTCTGCCTCCATTTTACCCCCAGGTTGTGCATAAAGCTGCTCTAGATGTCGATGAGGCTGGAGCCACTGCCGCAGCTGCTACAGGCATGGTCATCATTGAAACCATTGAGATCATCTACCCTGTCTTGAAGTTCAATCGGCCATTTATGGTCCTGATCACTGAGCACACCACAGAAAACATCCTCTTTATGGGCAAGATTATCAACCCAAACATCTGATGGAGTTAACACTTTGTGTTCACTCAGGCACAAATGTTGCATCACATATTAAATACTCATAAAAACCTTTGCTCTCTCGTCTTAtaatttgagtgtttttgtatTAGTTTTTGAAGAAATGTGAACAAAACAGTTGTCCCAgtctatttaatatttaaattcattaaGTACGATtacttcacttttttcacatttttcatgtaaGTTGACCGTCAAATGCTTAAACTTAATATATCAGCTTCTGTAATAGGACTGCtctattataataataattattattattatcatcatcatctgttaTTCTACAAGCTACACTTTAACAGAGTTCACATGAAACTATATAGGcatgaatataaaaacatttcccaGTACAGCCTGTGGCCGTGGGCCAGTTAGCACATTAAATTGAATCTGTCTGAGCTTTATCCCATAATGTTAACAGATAACAAACAGTTGGTTACCTGGATTCAATGAGCTAAATTgtctttgtgtaaatgtgtgatgcTGTGCAGGGCTCCACACTGACTTttatttaggagcacatgtgcCCCCAAGTTGAAATTTTCAGGAGGACTGTCAAATATTTAGAAGCACAGATAAAtcacatatttttgtgtctatgtttgtgtatgcagATCATACTTTGCTTTCATGCTTTTGTGTCAAATGAATTAGATTGATAATGGATCAAAACTAGTAGATATTGTGAAATTGTTAGTAAAACACTCCTGAATGTTGTTggggtttctctctctctctctctctctatctctctctctctctctctctctgtctctctctctctctctgtctctctctctctctctctctctctctctctctctctctctctctctctctctctctctccatatagTGTATTATCAGAAAATCAACTTGGGATCAACTAAGAATTATAGCCTAGAGTATATCATGGGCTTAATAAGCTAGTACAGTAATTATGTACTAGTCATCGTCATACAGCTGTCTAGTGTTATATACTTTTTGCTTTCATGAAAGGCTGAGTATGGTTACATGGTTttgattttcatgtttccaGTATTCTGGTAACAAGTGGAAGAAAACAATGCTATGGTCCTATGACATCCTGCAACATCAAAATGTCAGCCGGTTCGCTGCACCTGTAGACACACCAGTAGTGCGTGTCTGGAGAACTGTAGCattgattttacagttttttgcaATTTCTAAGACACAAAAACTGGTATTTGTGGCACAATTATTGAAACCACTAACTCATGTAGTCTATCAATTGACCAGGTGTGCTAAACCATAAGCACATTGTCTGCTTTACACTAAGTTTGAAACTctaaaacacactttttgcaAATACCCACACACGGTTATCTACATTAGACACATCATTCaaagcctgtgtgtgttgtctgctAAACACTGCCACTGAAATACTGCACTCAATTATCAATCACTCCCACCTAGAATACACATGTGAAAACACCTCTAACCAGTAACATCACTTAGAAATCAAAGCCTGAACACTATAAACACTATAAACTATACACAGATTTGCTCTTTTGTGTGCACAACAATGGAAGCCAATTTTGGAGAGAGAGTTAGAGGGAGAGGTGTTTGTGTAAAAGGAGGACGAGGACTaggaagagaagagagtttGTAGAAAAGAGATTCACACATGAACCCTAAAGGTAAACATAATGTTTTCATTGAGTAGATAACATACTGTAGCAACTGGTGaagttaaaaaagacaaacacaccacCATAGACTTGTAGACTAGAGAAATATGCCAAAATATGCTCTCTGTCACAGcagttatgtaaaaaaaacatttcacccTAATATACACTTAACATTGCTGGATGCATTCTAGTAATTATTTTGCTATAAATGGTTGTCATTTTTTACATGCTCCAACTTTTCCTCAACTTACTTTGTTAAATTACATTCACATATAAATACTGTAGGTAAGAGAGCCatagatatttatataaagtgaaatatttagccaaggacagaactccccatgcacagccagtattttcagtcaggtgctggtcggttgcaggaacatataaggtgaaaatcaaaataaaccaCCACACtctgtaatgactttactgtgactttatcaAGAGCGAACAACACgtttcgcctgtagcttcttcagatTCACTCAGTACAACTGCTGAGtactcacaggtgtgataaatacatctgagtcacatgaccaaTTATCACAGTCTGAGCCAGTCTGAGATGACAATCACCTGTGTGATTCATTCTGCTTTGTTTGACTCCGTGAACACAGATCACTCGCTTGGAAATAATCCTCTTACAGCTTCCCACAAAGAGCAAGGCCACATGTAAAACTAACACATTTAGGGGAAGAAGAAGTGGCTACAAACTGCAGAAAACTAttttgtttttggactttttgtacACTATGTTTTTAATAGACTAGAAGTTGCCTCTTAAGGCAGGCAGGAAATCTGCTGTGTGGCCCCAGAGGACCGCTTGAACCCTGTATAGAAAAAGCAATGCCATATACATCCAAACTTCCTGTGTCCTGGAATGATACACCACCTTCTTGAAAAGTGGAAATTGACCTGAGTTCACCTGGTTTAGCAGTGTTTGAGTTGGAAAGACTCTTGTTTACTGGCAAAGCCATCATCAGCCATGCAGATGAAGTGTGGCCAAGGATTTACATTGGTGACCAGTAAGTGGCTCAACTTGTATTTCTTTCTGATAAAAACCTGCAGACTGGAATGTTTGTTAACCTTTTGCTGTGTGTATTACTTGCCTAATATTGTCCCTGTGTTGTGATAGAGGGGTTAGACTAAGCCGTACTTACAAATATTACCCAAGTCAAGAGTTGGATTCACACCACCTATGTGTAAGAGTAACTGGTCATAAATCAGATTTATATACAGAACGTAACTCAAGATCCCTCAAGTTGCATTCCACATTGGGAACTTGTAAACTACAGCTATGCTATGTGAGACTTTCCACCGGTGGCCTGGCATTGAAAGCATGTCTCACATCTCTGATAAGTCCTAACTCAAATGACTTAAGTGCTCTTCTAAATCTCAATCCATCGCTTTAAAATATGCTGCATGCAAATGCTTCATCAGGAAGCGTGCAAACTAACATTCCACCGACTATCACTGTCAGTGAATGCAAAGCTATCTATGAGGCCAGATATCTGAGGGCATGAACATCACCTATATGGGCATAGAGGCTCATGACTCCTGTGGCTTTAACATGAGCGTCAACTTCTAGGCAGCGGCAGACTTAATTCACAGGGCTCTCAGCAGAGGAGGTGAGAAGGGAGAAGAAAATTTAACTGTAGTTTAAAGGCAATTTGATGGCTTTACACAATTTTGCTTCTTAAAGATATAATCTGTAAGAATTAGCCACCTAATCCAAACAAATAGGACACATACACCCCACTCCACCACCATTATTACTCACTGGTTAAAGTGAATCTGTGCTATAGCGTCATCAAGATATCAAATGCTATGGAGACATTACAGCCAGCAAATCAGAAAACCGTTGCACCATGGAGATAAGTTATAACATAACTCTAAGTAACAACCAGATAGTAACACATATGTCCCTAGGTAGGTGTAAATCCAAAAATGTCCAAGAACTCACTAATGGTAAAACAGCactttttctgccacacagaatcgttttttaattaattgctgccattttacaacacagtaatccagcAGAGACCTTATTTCTTGATATGATATTTCAGTATCAATCCAGCATACCTCAATGTGCTACGATGCCAAATGGCTCATGCCAGCTTTCACATAGGTGTTGTAAACTCAGTGCAGTTGGTTTGATCAACTGACATGTTTCcccatctgcagcagcagcagctggctgctCCGACAACCTCACTTTCCAAaaaggtgttatttggataaactgaccacgtATTTGGATTCTATTCGGTTACTTTTTCGCCTAAATTAATACTAAAACTTACTGAAAGTAGcttgctaacttcagtagatatcactgcaacacaatacatataggtctttgacataacatcaaaactgttatttcttcacattgtgttgataattttagttaattcaggaatgttttaaactaaaattctggccaattttttacacattacacCTTTCAGAAATTAAAGGCAAAAGCCTTGTAAGCTCTCAGTACCATTTTGCAGTACCAGTGTTTCATATCTCTGATGCAGTCTCTCCCTGACTTTCAGGCAAAGTGCTGGTGCATTGCCATGTAGGAGTGAGCCACTCCGCCACCCTGGTGCTGGCTTACATGATGCTGAAGCAGAACCTGACTCTTGTGGAGGCTATTTGTGCTGTGAAAGAAAACGGGGTGTTGTCCCTAACAGAGGTTTCCTCCGACAGCTCATCCACCTGGACAGACAACTCTTTGGCAAACATCACTGAAGCCTGAAATACTGCTCAGGTCTCATCGGTCCAGAACAAAAGGAAACTATAGCTCAATAATTCTTAGCAGTGTTGAAAATGTGAGATAAACTGATACTGACTAATCTGATTATATGGGTATATGTAGAATTTCTATTAACAGCATCTTATCCTTGGATCATATTTTAATGGCCATAAACTAAAAGTGATTTCTCTGAAGTGCAATTTGTACATGATAAAGATTTGTTGTCCaacttttacattaaaaacatatatctGGTACAGCTTTTAGTGAAAGACACTCTGAATTTGAACCAGCTCTACTTACATATAAAATCATTCAAAGGGTTTCTATAGTGCATCATATGATGGGCTAGAGACAGTGATCATCACTCACAGCTTTTTGTAAATGCTGCTGAAGCAAACTATGGCTGCTTTGGCTTTTGCATCTCTCCTTTGCATCTCAGCATGACACCACAGTTTGACTGTAATCCTTACAGCTGAGTAAATAAGTGGGTgggataaaaaataaacacagccaAAGTTCAGTTGCTCTGATCAGCCTTATAATCAGTACATCTCCCTCCGTCCAGCCTGTGCTTTGGTGTCTGTGGATGCAGAAGGTAAGTAGTCCAAAAAATTTAGATATCTCACATGAATTATTTCAGCagtgtattttcatttatatgtgCAACTGCTCTGCCAACAATCAGATTGTGTTTGATATCTTTAGTTGAAGATGTAACTACGCACACTGGAAAATATGGGTGTCAGGACTTCTAATATAAattctttaaagatcccctgcgggcatgttttaagacataaaaatattctgattgAGATAAACatttatgtattgttttttttcccataaagTTGCATATTtgaccatgattggcttccGAACTAGttctgatgtcacaaaatcatacTTGTACGTAGACGTCTTAACCTGGTATTTATGGTGAGCACAGAAattttcccccttcagcagatgaatagaTGAGAAATAGTCTTCTAGTGTtgaactctgcacatacatcattctgcacagtgtaGCTCAAACATCCATGTGAAGTAGCAATACGCAAAACACATATTTGgttggagggggactttaaaatgactaatttcaGTCATCTTGTCCTCCTCTTGGAGGAACAATGATTGTATTGTTCTAATTTCAGGAATTCAATTTTAACACCcctgaaaaatggaaaaaagtatttctctataacattaaatattaacaatttaatatgcaacaatcaaaagaaaaaatgttttaggtATTATTTAGTAAAAGTTTAACAGTCAAAATGAAGGCTGTGATTCAAATTttgctaaatcctgattggtgcacaAACGTAAAATAGAAATAACCTAAACTGTTGTAACTTGGGCAGAAAATAGTGTTTATGTAAGACTCCATTACTCACAGTAAAAAGCTgattgtgaaatatgttttcagggcttttaaaacaacatatttaatgtgccttttattttgttgtataatattgttgtttgcattttattgtataattattaatcatctgtcaatgtttataattttctatGCTGCTTTGGCAATATAGGTTTCTGATCtctcatgccaataaagcttatttgaatttgaatttaatgTGAATTCTAGGAAAATTACTTGTGTATTTTCTGCAGCAAACATTATGTAAATCGATGATCAATGCTGCACTTTTGAACCTTTTTCTTAGTTCACCATGATGCGTGCAACCCTGTGTATCTGGATCTTATCAGCAGTGGTCTGCGTGGGCAGAGGCCATCACCATGAAGGTCACGACCAAGACACCGCACTCGACAGCAGTGCTGACAGCGTCTCACTGGTGACTTCAGCAAACAGAGAGTTTGCCTACCGTATGTACAAAAAGTTAGCAGCTCACGCTGAATCTCAAGGCAAGAATATCTTCTTCTCACCAGCTAGTTTGTCCATCGCCTTGGCTGCCTTGTCTGTTGGAGCACGGGGGGAGACCCACCGGCAGCTCTTCAGTGGTCTGGGTTTCAACAGCTCTCTACTGACGCAGACAGTTGTGGATCAGTCCTTCCGTACGCTCCTACAAAGGGCAAACAAGACATCTCAAGATATCAGCGAAGGGACCGCTGTGTTTGTGGATAACCACTTCAAGCCACAGCCTGAGTTCCTGGACGTCTTGAAGCAGTCCTACTTTGCAGATGGGTTTGAAGTTGACTTCACCAAAAGCACAGACAGTGCCGACACTATCAATAAGTATGTGGAGGAGAAGACCAACGGGAAGATTGATAAGCTGGTGGAAAGCCTGGACCCAAGCACAGTCATGTATCTCGTCAGCTACATATTCCACAAAGGTACGTGAGATGAGACCTATTTTGTACACTCTCACTCTTTTTAAGGTCACTTCTGCATTTCAGATACTCTTGTTTCAGATTTTACACACCAGCCATCACTTGTGTTTTATCTCTGCTCATCACTGTTTAACAGGAAAGTGGGCGACTCCATTTGATCCCAAGCTCACCAAGAAGGGCATGTTCACTGTTGATGAGAGCACCAAGGTTCAAATTGCACCATTTATTgagaatatatttaaattacaataattaGACTAGAAATCAGCCACATTTGATAGGTTGCACAACTCTATTTTATTGTGCatcattcatgttcatgttcaaatTCCTCCAGGTTCCTGTCCAGATGATGAATATGGAGCGGCAATTTGATACTTATTATGACCAGGCAATTAACACGTCGGTCCTCCACCTTCCCTTCAGCAACTCCTACTccatgctgctgttgttgcctGATGATATGGCGACACTGGAGAATGACATTTGTCCAAGCCAAGTCACCAAATGGCTTAAGGGGAAGGTGTCCAGGTTGGAGGAATCTAAAATCATGCTTTAATTTTTGGTTTGTAATATGGAAGGTTTGACTCAAAGCACGAGCTTTGTTCTCTACTGTCAGATCAATCACTGTATATTTGTCTATTTCCTATTTTTAGGGCTTATGATGTATATATTCCAAAGTTCTCCATCAAGACTTCTTACTCCCTGAAGGATATTTTGATTGAAATGGGAATGACAGACATGTTTAGTAAACGAGCAGATCTGAGCGGCATTTCAGAGGAGCGGGAACTGCATGTCTCAGAGGTGCAAATTGAGTGTTTGTTATTTAACACATATTTACTTCCGTCTATTTTATCTACCCTTCATCTCACTGTACCTCCATTTTACCCCCAGGTTGTGCATAAAGCTGCTCTAGATGTCGATGAGGCTGGAGCCACTGTCGCAGCTGCTACAGGCATAGAATTCAAATTTTTTTCCTCGACCATCTACCCTGTCTTGAAGTTCAATCGACCATTTATGGTCCTGATCACTGAGCACACCACAGAAAACATCCTCTTTATGGGCAAGATTATCAACCCAAACATCTGATGGAGTAAACACTTTGTGTTCACTCAGGCACCAATGTTGCATCACAGATTAAATACTCATAAAAACCTTTGCTCTCTTGTCTTAtaatttgagtgtttttgtatTAGTTTTTGAAGAAATGTGAACAAAACAGTTGTCCCgatctatttaatatttaaattaatttcttaaGTACGATtacttcacttttttcacatttttcatgtaaGTTGACCGTCAAATGCTTAAACTTAATATATCAGCTTCTGTAATAGGACTGCtctattataataataataattattattatcatcatcatctgttaTTCTACAAGCTACACTTTAACAGAGTTCACATGAAACTATATAGGcatgaatataaaaacatttcccaGTACAGCCTGTGGCCTTGGGCCAGTTAGCACATTAAATTGAATCTGTCTGAGCTTTATCCCATAATGTTAACAGATAACAAACAGTTGGTTACCTGGATTCAATGAGCTAAATTgtctttgtgtaaatgtgtgatgcTGTGCAGGGCTCCACACTGACTTTTATTTAGGACCACATGTGCCCCCAAGTTGAAATTTTCAGGAGGACTGTCAAATATTTAGAAGCACAGATAAAtcacatatttttgtgtctatgtttgtgtatgcagATCATACTTTGCTTTCATGCTTTTGTGTCAAATGAATTAGATTGATAATGGATCAAAACTAGTAGATATTGTGAAATTGTTAGTAAAACACTCCTGAATGTTGTTGGggtttctctcgctctctctctctctctctgtctctctctctctctctctctctccatatagTGTATTATCAGAAAATCAACTTGGGATCAACTAAGAATCATAGCCTAGAGTATATCATGGGCTTAATAAGCTAGTACAGTAATTATGTACTAGTCGTCGTCATACAGCTGTCTAGTGTTATATACTTTTTGCTTTCATGAAAGGCTGAGTATGGTTACATGCTTttgattttcatgtttccaGTATTCTGGTAACAAGTGGAAGAAAACAATGCTATGGTCCTATGACATCCTGCAACATCAAAATGTCAGCCGGTTCGCTGCACCTGTAGACACACCAGTAGTGCGTGTCTGGAGAACTGTAGCattgattttacagttttttgcaATTTCTAAGACACAAAAACTGGTATTTGTGGCACAATTATTGAAACCACTAACTCATGTAGTCTATCTATTGACCAGGTGTGCTAAACCATAAGCACATTGTCTGCTTTACACTAAGTTTGAAACTctaaaacacactttttgcaAATACCTACACACAGTTATCTACATTAGACACATCATTCaaagcctgtgtgtgttgtctgctAAACACTGCCACTGAAATACTGCACTCAATTATCAATCACCCCCACCTAGAATACACATGTGAAAACACCTCTAACCAGTAACATCACTTAGAAATCAAAGCCTGAACACTATAAACACTATAAACTATACACAGATTTGCTCTTTTGTGTGCACAACAATGGAAGCCAATTTTGGAGAGAGAGTTAGAGGGAGAGGTGTTTGTGTAAAAGGAGGACGAGGACTaggaagagaagagagtttGTAGAAAAGAGATTCAGTGTTGTCCGACCCTTTCTGTAatctgaaatgtcttgttttgtgaaatgttattgtgttttgtgaaatgtcgttgtgttttgtgaaataataTTGTGCTTTgtgaactgttgttgtgttttgaccCTCAGGGCCACTGTAGGGTCACACAATCTGATAGGTCACCAAAATACG
Protein-coding regions in this window:
- the LOC137194010 gene encoding hibernation-specific plasma protein HP-55-like, translated to MKKFTMMRAALGIWILSAVVCVGRGHHHEGHDQDTALDSSADSVSLVTSANREFAYRMYKKLAAHTESQGKNIFFSPASLSIALAALSVGARGETHRQLFSGLGFNSSLLTQTVVDQSFRTLLQRANKTSQEDISEGTAVFVDNHFKPQPEFLDVLKQSYFADGFEVDFTKSTDSADTINKYVEEKTNGKIDKLVESLDPSTVMYLVSYIFYKGKWATPFDPKRTKKGMFTVDESTKVPVQMMNMERQFDTYYDQAINTSVLHLPFSNSYSMLLLLPDDMATLENDICPSHVTKWLKGKVSRAYDVYIPKFSIKTSYSLKDMLIEMGMTDMFSDRADLSGISEERELHVSEVVHKAALDVDEAGATAAAATGMVIIETIEIIYPVLKFNRPFMVLITEHTTENILFMGKIINPNI
- the LOC137194019 gene encoding hibernation-specific plasma protein HP-55-like, whose protein sequence is MQKFTMMRATLCIWILSAVVCVGRGHHHEGHDQDTALDSSADSVSLVTSANREFAYRMYKKLAAHAESQGKNIFFSPASLSIALAALSVGARGETHRQLFSGLGFNSSLLTQTVVDQSFRTLLQRANKTSQDISEGTAVFVDNHFKPQPEFLDVLKQSYFADGFEVDFTKSTDSADTINKYVEEKTNGKIDKLVESLDPSTVMYLVSYIFHKGKWATPFDPKLTKKGMFTVDESTKVPVQMMNMERQFDTYYDQAINTSVLHLPFSNSYSMLLLLPDDMATLENDICPSQVTKWLKGKVSRAYDVYIPKFSIKTSYSLKDILIEMGMTDMFSKRADLSGISEERELHVSEVVHKAALDVDEAGATVAAATGIEFKFFSSTIYPVLKFNRPFMVLITEHTTENILFMGKIINPNI